One Streptomyces mobaraensis NBRC 13819 = DSM 40847 DNA segment encodes these proteins:
- a CDS encoding dolichyl-phosphate beta-glucosyltransferase codes for MTSHTPPPPPADGPPAAGSVGLSVVVPAYNEEDRLAPSLKAIRAHLDAEGPETWELIVVDDGSTDGTADVVRAAAAEDPRVRLLGSPANRGKGHAVRTGVLASRGRRVLVTDADLAAPIAELPLLTARLDEGAAAAVGSRALPGSRIGIRQHALREAMGRAGAGVIRALAAPGVRDTQCGFKLFEGERARIAFAASRLNGWAFDVEILRYFRQRGWAVAEVPVRWDHRPGSKVRAPAYAAVLGDLVRLRMRAVHPAGLAIAGLYLLLALFLYGGLWAAPDSAYLVDSASDQQQWEWFFAVTADNVAHLRDPLFTDLQNHPYGVNLMANTAMLGVSVPLAPLTLALGPHVTWAVVLTGGVAATAWAWYRLLAKRFVRARWAAALGGGFCAFAPPMVSHGTAHPNFAVLFVIPLIIERALRLCEGRRVRRDGVILGLLLVYQVFLGEEVLLLAATGLLLFAFGYAVAAPTAARAAAGPLLRGLGVAAAVAVPLLAVPLYRQFFGAQSYHSVLHGSVGNNPMALLEFATRSLAGDEHKAAALSLNRTEENAFFGWPLVLLATVLVVRMWRRPLVRALGFTALAAAVLSLGRDIALPGTVHTLPGPWRVVGELPLFESVIESRTAMVCVPALGILLALACDRAAARQPRDERERSRRLLAWAALAAALVPLLPTPYRTVERAPVPEFVAAGHWRDYVRPGRTLVPVPVPDPGQVAALDWQARADFGFALPGGYFNGPYGPDRRGIYGPVPTVTSEFLKKVRETGRTADVDDRTRRAFGRDLATWRADAVVLPPQDQGTPLRETLQRLIGRAPERVGGVWVWDVRDGV; via the coding sequence ATGACGTCCCACACCCCTCCGCCGCCGCCCGCCGACGGACCTCCCGCGGCCGGCTCCGTCGGCCTGTCCGTGGTCGTCCCGGCCTACAACGAGGAGGACCGCCTCGCCCCCAGCCTCAAGGCGATCCGCGCCCACCTCGACGCGGAGGGTCCGGAGACCTGGGAACTGATCGTCGTCGACGACGGGTCGACCGACGGCACGGCCGACGTGGTCCGGGCCGCCGCCGCCGAGGACCCCCGGGTCCGGCTGCTCGGCTCGCCCGCCAACCGCGGGAAGGGGCACGCCGTCCGCACCGGCGTCCTGGCCTCGCGCGGCCGGCGGGTCCTGGTCACCGACGCCGACCTGGCCGCCCCCATCGCGGAACTCCCGCTCCTCACCGCCCGGTTGGACGAGGGTGCCGCCGCGGCCGTCGGCTCCCGGGCGCTGCCGGGATCGCGCATAGGCATCCGCCAGCACGCCCTGCGCGAGGCCATGGGCCGGGCGGGCGCCGGGGTGATACGGGCCCTGGCCGCGCCCGGGGTGCGGGACACCCAGTGCGGGTTCAAGCTCTTCGAGGGCGAGCGGGCGCGGATCGCGTTCGCCGCGTCCCGGCTGAACGGCTGGGCGTTCGACGTCGAGATCCTGCGCTACTTCCGGCAGCGCGGCTGGGCGGTCGCCGAGGTGCCCGTCCGCTGGGACCACCGGCCCGGCTCCAAGGTGCGCGCACCGGCGTACGCCGCCGTCCTCGGCGACCTGGTCCGGCTGCGGATGCGGGCGGTCCACCCGGCCGGCCTCGCCATCGCCGGCCTCTACCTGCTGCTCGCCCTCTTCCTGTACGGCGGGCTGTGGGCCGCACCGGACTCCGCCTACCTCGTCGACTCCGCCTCCGACCAGCAGCAGTGGGAGTGGTTCTTCGCGGTCACCGCGGACAACGTCGCCCACCTGCGCGACCCCCTCTTCACCGACCTCCAGAACCACCCCTACGGCGTCAACCTCATGGCCAACACGGCCATGCTGGGCGTCTCCGTCCCCCTCGCACCCCTGACGCTGGCCCTGGGCCCGCACGTCACCTGGGCGGTGGTGCTCACCGGCGGAGTGGCCGCCACGGCCTGGGCCTGGTACCGGCTGCTGGCGAAACGCTTCGTGCGCGCGCGGTGGGCGGCGGCGCTGGGCGGCGGGTTCTGCGCCTTCGCGCCGCCGATGGTCTCGCACGGCACCGCGCACCCCAACTTCGCCGTGCTGTTCGTCATCCCGCTGATCATCGAGCGGGCGCTGCGGCTCTGCGAGGGGCGGCGGGTCCGGCGCGACGGTGTGATCCTCGGCCTGCTCCTCGTCTACCAGGTCTTCCTCGGCGAGGAGGTGCTGCTGCTGGCCGCGACCGGGCTGCTCCTGTTCGCCTTCGGGTACGCCGTCGCCGCGCCCACGGCGGCGCGGGCGGCCGCCGGGCCGCTGCTGCGCGGGCTGGGCGTGGCGGCGGCGGTGGCGGTGCCGCTGCTGGCCGTGCCGCTGTACCGGCAGTTCTTCGGGGCGCAGAGCTACCACAGCGTGCTGCACGGATCGGTCGGCAACAACCCGATGGCGCTGCTGGAGTTCGCGACCCGGTCGCTGGCCGGGGACGAGCACAAGGCGGCGGCCCTGTCCCTCAACCGGACCGAGGAGAACGCCTTCTTCGGCTGGCCGCTGGTGCTGCTCGCGACCGTCCTCGTCGTCCGCATGTGGCGCCGTCCGCTGGTGCGCGCCCTGGGGTTCACCGCCCTGGCCGCCGCCGTGCTGTCGCTCGGGCGGGACATCGCGCTGCCGGGCACGGTCCACACGCTGCCCGGGCCGTGGCGGGTGGTGGGCGAGCTGCCGCTGTTCGAGTCCGTCATCGAGTCCCGTACGGCCATGGTCTGCGTCCCGGCCCTCGGCATCCTGCTCGCCCTCGCCTGCGACCGGGCGGCGGCCCGCCAGCCGCGCGACGAGCGGGAGCGAAGCCGCCGGCTGCTGGCCTGGGCCGCGCTGGCCGCCGCGCTGGTGCCGCTGCTGCCGACGCCGTACCGGACCGTGGAGCGCGCGCCGGTGCCGGAGTTCGTCGCGGCCGGGCACTGGCGGGACTACGTCCGGCCGGGCCGGACCCTGGTGCCCGTACCCGTGCCCGACCCGGGGCAGGTCGCGGCGCTGGACTGGCAGGCACGGGCGGACTTCGGCTTCGCCCTGCCCGGCGGTTACTTCAACGGGCCCTACGGACCGGACCGGCGCGGCATCTACGGACCGGTGCCGACGGTCACGTCCGAGTTCCTGAAGAAGGTCCGCGAGACCGGCCGGACGGCGGACGTCGACGACCGGACGCGGCGCGCCTTCGGCCGGGACCTGGCCACCTGGCGGGCGGACGCCGTCGTCCTGCCGCCGCAGGACCAGGGCACCCCGCTGCGGGAGACCCTGCAACGGCTGATCGGGCGGGCGCCGGAGCGGGTGGGCGGCGTCTGGGTGTGGGACGTGCGGGACGGGGTGTGA
- a CDS encoding GntR family transcriptional regulator, whose translation MPGSDAVKRTTLRSQIADALREEVIAGRLPAGRQFTVKEIAESYGVSATPVREALLDLCSQGLLHVELHKGYRVREFSYADFLAMVEARTMMLEGMFRHATEQALGAATPAVLASVRRRAEEAARAANAGDLDILIGYDLRFWREFAALVGNPYISDFLDRVRVQCWVFMVPLLRRVGDLRGRLWCGHVEMVEALARREGRAVQRIITGYNTHALTLIRSLTG comes from the coding sequence ATGCCCGGCAGCGACGCTGTCAAGCGCACGACGCTGCGCTCACAGATCGCCGACGCCCTGCGCGAGGAGGTCATCGCGGGCCGGCTCCCGGCGGGACGGCAATTCACCGTCAAGGAGATAGCCGAGAGCTACGGGGTCTCGGCCACCCCCGTCCGCGAGGCGCTGCTCGACCTGTGCTCCCAGGGCCTGCTCCACGTCGAGCTGCACAAGGGCTACCGGGTGCGGGAGTTCTCGTACGCGGACTTCCTGGCCATGGTCGAGGCGCGCACGATGATGCTGGAGGGGATGTTCCGGCACGCCACCGAGCAGGCCCTGGGCGCCGCCACCCCGGCCGTGCTGGCCTCCGTCCGGCGGCGCGCGGAGGAGGCGGCCCGGGCCGCGAACGCCGGGGACCTGGACATTCTCATCGGCTACGACCTGCGCTTCTGGCGGGAGTTCGCGGCCCTCGTCGGCAACCCCTACATCTCCGACTTCCTGGACCGGGTGCGGGTGCAGTGCTGGGTCTTCATGGTGCCGCTGCTGCGCCGGGTCGGCGATCTGCGCGGACGGCTGTGGTGCGGGCACGTCGAGATGGTGGAGGCGCTGGCGCGGCGGGAGGGCCGGGCCGTGCAGCGGATCATCACCGGGTACAACACGCACGCGCTGACGCTGATCAGATCGCTGACCGGGTGA
- a CDS encoding aspartate aminotransferase family protein has translation MSTQPDPSRGAAVKATDRAHVFHSWSAQALIDPLAVAGAEGSYFWDHDGNRYLDFSSQLVNTNIGHQHPKVVAAVREQAARLCTIAPGFAVDVRGEAARLIAERTPGDLDKVFFTNGGAEAVENAVRMARLHTGRTKVFSAYRSYHGATAAAINLTGDPRRWPSDTASAGVVHFWAPFLYRSPFHAETEEQECERALRHLEDVLVFEGPQTVAAIVLETVPGTAGIMVPPPGYLPGVRKLCDKYGVVLILDEVMAGFGRTGRWFAADHWDVVPDLLTFAKGVNSGYVPLGGVAISAEIAATFDRRPYPGGLTYSGHPLACAAAVATIEAMAEEGIVENAARIGEEVLGPGLRELAERHPSVGEVRGTGVFWALELVRDRATREPLVPYNASGEDNAPMAAFTAACRAAGLWPFVNMNRTHAVPPCTVTETEAKDGLALLDEALTVADAYTG, from the coding sequence GTGAGCACGCAGCCCGATCCGTCCCGAGGTGCCGCCGTCAAGGCCACCGACCGCGCCCACGTCTTCCACTCCTGGTCCGCCCAGGCCCTCATCGACCCGCTCGCCGTCGCGGGCGCCGAGGGCTCGTACTTCTGGGACCACGACGGCAACCGCTATCTCGACTTCTCCTCCCAGCTCGTCAACACCAACATCGGCCACCAGCACCCCAAGGTCGTCGCGGCCGTCCGGGAACAGGCCGCGCGGCTGTGCACGATCGCGCCCGGCTTCGCCGTCGACGTCCGCGGGGAGGCAGCCCGGCTGATCGCCGAGCGGACGCCCGGCGACCTCGACAAGGTCTTCTTCACCAACGGCGGCGCGGAGGCCGTCGAGAACGCCGTCCGGATGGCCCGGCTGCACACCGGGCGGACCAAGGTGTTCAGCGCCTACCGCTCGTACCACGGCGCGACCGCCGCCGCGATCAACCTCACCGGCGACCCGCGCCGCTGGCCGTCCGACACCGCCTCCGCCGGCGTCGTGCACTTCTGGGCCCCCTTCCTCTACCGCTCCCCGTTCCACGCGGAGACCGAGGAGCAGGAGTGCGAGCGGGCCCTGCGGCACCTGGAGGACGTGCTGGTCTTCGAGGGGCCGCAAACCGTCGCGGCGATCGTCCTGGAGACCGTGCCCGGCACGGCGGGGATCATGGTGCCGCCGCCCGGCTACCTGCCCGGAGTGCGGAAGCTGTGCGACAAGTACGGCGTCGTCCTGATCCTGGACGAGGTGATGGCCGGCTTCGGCCGCACCGGCCGCTGGTTCGCCGCCGACCACTGGGACGTCGTCCCGGACCTGCTGACCTTCGCCAAGGGCGTCAACTCCGGTTACGTCCCGCTCGGCGGCGTCGCGATCTCCGCCGAGATCGCCGCGACCTTCGACCGGCGCCCCTACCCCGGCGGCCTGACCTACTCCGGGCACCCGCTGGCCTGCGCCGCCGCCGTGGCGACGATCGAGGCGATGGCCGAGGAGGGCATCGTCGAGAACGCCGCCCGCATCGGCGAGGAGGTCCTCGGCCCCGGGCTGCGGGAACTCGCCGAGCGCCACCCGTCGGTGGGCGAGGTGCGCGGCACCGGCGTCTTCTGGGCGCTGGAGCTGGTCCGCGACCGCGCCACCCGGGAGCCCCTGGTGCCGTACAACGCCTCCGGGGAGGACAACGCCCCGATGGCCGCCTTCACCGCCGCCTGCCGCGCGGCGGGGCTGTGGCCGTTCGTCAACATGAACCGGACGCACGCCGTCCCGCCGTGCACCGTCACCGAGACGGAGGCCAAGGACGGCCTCGCCCTGCTGGACGAGGCGCTCACCGTGGCCGACGCGTACACCGGCTGA
- a CDS encoding cold-shock protein, protein MATGIVKWFNSEKGFGFIQQDGGGADVFAHYSNIATTGFRELTEGQKVTFDITQGHKGPQAENIIPA, encoded by the coding sequence TTGGCTACCGGCATCGTGAAATGGTTCAACTCGGAGAAGGGCTTCGGCTTCATCCAGCAGGACGGCGGCGGCGCCGACGTCTTCGCGCACTACTCCAACATCGCGACCACCGGCTTCCGGGAACTGACGGAGGGCCAGAAGGTCACCTTCGACATCACCCAGGGCCACAAGGGCCCGCAGGCGGAGAACATCATCCCCGCCTGA
- a CDS encoding serine/threonine-protein kinase has protein sequence MDALSPEDPRTLGAYRLLRRLGAGGMGRVYLARSDRGRTVAVKLVQPELAGREEFRDRFRREVRAARRVGGEWTAPVLDADTEAAVPWVATGYIAGPSLRQVVGRDFGPLPERSVRILAAGLARALQAVHAAGIVHRDLKPSNVLITLDGPRVIDFGIARALETVTDGDGLTRTGAAVGSPGFMSPEQVRGREVTPASDVFCMGSVLAYAATGRMPFGTSDSGVHALMFRVAEEEPDLAGVPEPLLPLITDCLAKDPAARPTTEQVLERTGAREELADLRSAEPWLPAGLVAQLGRHAVGLLDAEDPVEAGSPPGPIPAAGIPAAGTPSAGTPASERPTDVVPLTPGTPPPTAPYPPVDPATTTAATTSVGPPAGHHGVHPPPPGYGYPQHPGPYGPPPAAYQPAPAPPSRSRKPLALVAIAAAGLLAGAGTVYVVKHQSGDQASPAPTAAPRSGGSAKPGPPTGGSTPPTPSTGPTATPTATGVERYKGTWQSEFGTAGHRSKRVLSVRPGVSGALVEITGDGTLDDGTSYRCVWEASVTGGANATAPGPLVLGPSTVTSAQPASACQPGSASELVLLPDGRMRRDFVDSGTKDASLVYSKQ, from the coding sequence ATGGATGCCCTGTCGCCCGAAGACCCACGCACACTCGGCGCCTACCGGCTGCTCCGCCGGCTCGGCGCGGGCGGCATGGGCCGGGTCTATCTGGCCCGCTCGGACCGCGGCCGCACGGTCGCGGTCAAGCTCGTGCAGCCGGAGCTGGCCGGCCGGGAGGAGTTCCGCGACCGCTTCCGGCGCGAGGTCCGGGCGGCCCGCCGGGTGGGCGGGGAGTGGACCGCCCCCGTCCTGGACGCCGACACCGAGGCGGCGGTGCCCTGGGTCGCCACCGGCTACATCGCCGGGCCCTCCCTGCGGCAGGTGGTCGGACGCGACTTCGGGCCGCTGCCCGAGCGTTCCGTCCGGATCCTCGCGGCGGGGCTGGCCCGCGCCCTCCAGGCCGTCCACGCCGCGGGCATCGTCCACCGCGACCTCAAGCCGTCCAACGTCCTGATCACGCTCGACGGGCCGCGCGTCATCGACTTCGGCATCGCGCGCGCCCTGGAGACCGTCACCGACGGGGACGGCCTCACCCGCACCGGTGCCGCCGTGGGCTCCCCCGGCTTCATGTCGCCCGAGCAGGTGCGCGGCCGGGAGGTGACGCCGGCCAGCGACGTGTTCTGCATGGGCTCGGTGCTCGCCTACGCGGCGACCGGCCGGATGCCCTTCGGGACGTCCGACAGCGGTGTGCACGCCCTGATGTTCCGGGTCGCGGAGGAGGAGCCGGACCTCGCCGGCGTCCCCGAGCCGCTGCTGCCGCTGATCACCGACTGCCTGGCCAAGGACCCCGCCGCCCGGCCCACCACCGAGCAGGTGCTGGAGCGCACCGGCGCCCGCGAGGAGCTGGCCGACCTGCGGTCCGCCGAGCCCTGGCTGCCCGCCGGGCTCGTCGCCCAGCTCGGCCGGCACGCGGTGGGGCTGCTCGACGCCGAGGACCCGGTCGAGGCCGGCTCGCCGCCGGGGCCCATACCCGCTGCCGGGATACCCGCCGCCGGAACGCCCTCTGCCGGGACACCCGCGTCCGAACGGCCCACGGACGTCGTCCCCCTCACCCCCGGAACGCCGCCGCCGACGGCCCCCTATCCGCCGGTGGACCCCGCGACCACGACGGCCGCCACCACGTCCGTGGGACCCCCCGCCGGCCACCACGGCGTCCATCCCCCGCCACCCGGCTACGGGTACCCGCAGCACCCCGGCCCGTACGGCCCTCCACCCGCCGCGTACCAGCCGGCCCCGGCGCCGCCGTCCCGGTCCCGCAAGCCACTGGCCCTCGTCGCCATCGCGGCGGCCGGGCTGCTGGCGGGCGCCGGGACGGTGTACGTGGTGAAGCACCAGTCCGGGGACCAGGCGTCCCCCGCCCCGACCGCGGCCCCGCGGAGCGGTGGCAGCGCCAAGCCCGGCCCGCCCACCGGCGGCAGCACTCCGCCGACCCCCTCCACCGGCCCGACCGCGACGCCGACGGCCACCGGCGTGGAGCGGTACAAGGGCACCTGGCAGTCGGAGTTCGGCACCGCCGGGCACCGCAGCAAGCGCGTCCTCTCCGTCCGGCCGGGCGTCTCGGGCGCCCTGGTCGAGATCACCGGCGACGGCACCCTGGACGACGGCACGAGCTACCGCTGCGTCTGGGAGGCGTCCGTGACCGGCGGCGCCAACGCCACCGCCCCCGGCCCGCTGGTCCTCGGCCCGTCCACCGTCACCAGCGCCCAGCCCGCCTCCGCCTGCCAGCCGGGCTCCGCCTCGGAGCTGGTCCTGCTGCCGGACGGCAGGATGCGCCGCGACTTCGTCGACTCGGGGACGAAGGACGCCTCGCTGGTCTACTCCAAGCAGTGA
- a CDS encoding adenylosuccinate synthase, with product MPALVLLGAQWGDEGKGKATDLLGGSVDYVVRYQGGNNAGHTVVVGDQKYALHLLPSGILSPGCTPVIGNGVVVDPAVLLSELSGLNERGVDTSKLLVSGNAHLITPYHTTVDKVTERFLGKRKIGTTGRGIGPTYADKINRVGIRVQDLYDESILTQKVEAALDFKNQILAKLYNRRAIDANKIVEELLGYAEQIKPFVADTTLILNNAIDEGKVVLFEGGQGTLLDVDHGTYPFVTSSNPTAGGACTGAGVGPTKINRVIGILKAYTTRVGAGPFPTELFDEDGEKLRTIGGERGVTTGRDRRCGWFDAVIARYATRVNGLTDFFLTKLDVLTGWEQIPVCVAYEIDGKRVEELPYSQTDFHHAKPVYEMLPGWSEDISKAKTFSDLPKNAQAYVKALEEMSGAPISAIGVGPGRTETIEINSFLS from the coding sequence GTGCCCGCACTTGTGCTGCTCGGTGCTCAGTGGGGTGACGAGGGCAAGGGAAAGGCCACCGACCTGCTCGGTGGCTCCGTGGACTATGTGGTGCGTTACCAAGGCGGCAACAACGCCGGTCACACGGTGGTCGTCGGTGACCAGAAATACGCGCTGCACCTCCTCCCTTCCGGGATCCTCTCGCCGGGGTGCACCCCGGTCATCGGCAACGGCGTCGTCGTCGACCCGGCGGTCCTGCTCTCCGAGCTGAGCGGACTGAACGAGCGCGGCGTCGACACGTCGAAGCTCCTGGTCAGCGGTAACGCGCACCTGATCACGCCGTATCACACCACGGTCGACAAGGTGACGGAACGCTTCCTCGGGAAGCGGAAGATCGGCACCACCGGCCGCGGCATCGGCCCGACCTACGCCGACAAGATCAACCGCGTGGGCATCCGGGTCCAGGACCTCTACGACGAGTCGATCCTGACCCAGAAGGTCGAGGCGGCCCTCGACTTCAAGAACCAGATCCTCGCGAAGCTCTACAACCGCCGCGCCATCGACGCCAACAAGATCGTCGAGGAGCTGCTGGGCTACGCCGAGCAGATCAAGCCGTTCGTCGCCGACACCACGCTGATCCTGAACAACGCCATCGACGAGGGCAAGGTCGTCCTCTTCGAGGGCGGCCAGGGCACCCTGCTGGACGTCGACCACGGCACGTACCCCTTCGTGACCTCCTCGAACCCGACCGCGGGCGGCGCCTGCACGGGTGCGGGCGTCGGCCCCACGAAGATCAACCGGGTGATCGGCATCCTCAAGGCGTACACCACCCGCGTGGGCGCCGGTCCGTTCCCGACCGAGCTGTTCGACGAGGACGGCGAGAAGCTCCGCACCATCGGCGGCGAGCGCGGTGTCACCACCGGCCGCGACCGCCGTTGCGGCTGGTTCGACGCGGTGATCGCCCGCTACGCGACCCGCGTCAACGGCCTCACGGACTTCTTCCTCACCAAGCTCGACGTGCTCACCGGCTGGGAGCAGATCCCCGTCTGCGTCGCGTACGAGATCGACGGCAAGCGCGTCGAGGAGCTGCCCTACAGCCAGACCGACTTCCACCACGCGAAGCCGGTCTACGAGATGCTGCCGGGCTGGTCCGAGGACATCAGCAAGGCCAAGACCTTCTCCGACCTGCCGAAGAACGCCCAGGCGTACGTCAAGGCGCTGGAGGAGATGTCCGGCGCCCCGATCTCCGCCATCGGCGTCGGCCCGGGCCGCACCGAGACGATCGAGATCAACTCGTTCCTCTCGTAG
- a CDS encoding response regulator, translated as MSIRVLIVDDQMMVREGFSVLLNAQADIEVVGEAVDGRQALEKVAELRPDVVLMDIRMPGLNGIEATREIVAADADAKVLVLTTFDLDEYVYQALRAGASGFLLKDASARQLADGVRVVAAGEALLAPTVTKRLIHEFSRLGTPRQPTQERIGELTERETEVLVLVAQGRSNAEIAEYLVVAESTVKTHVSRILVKLGLRDRTQAAVFAYEAGLITPGG; from the coding sequence GTGAGCATCCGGGTGCTGATCGTCGACGATCAGATGATGGTGCGCGAGGGCTTCTCCGTGCTGCTCAACGCCCAGGCCGACATCGAGGTCGTCGGCGAGGCGGTGGACGGGCGCCAGGCGCTGGAGAAGGTCGCGGAGCTGCGGCCCGACGTCGTCCTCATGGACATCCGGATGCCCGGGCTCAACGGGATCGAGGCCACCCGCGAGATCGTCGCCGCCGACGCGGACGCGAAGGTGCTCGTGCTCACCACCTTCGACCTGGACGAGTACGTCTACCAGGCGCTGCGCGCCGGGGCCAGCGGCTTCCTGCTCAAGGACGCGTCCGCCCGGCAGCTCGCCGACGGCGTCCGCGTCGTCGCCGCCGGCGAGGCGCTGCTCGCCCCGACCGTCACCAAGCGGCTCATCCACGAGTTCTCCCGGCTCGGCACGCCGCGGCAGCCGACGCAGGAGCGGATCGGGGAGCTCACGGAGCGGGAGACGGAGGTGCTGGTACTGGTCGCCCAGGGGCGGTCGAACGCGGAGATCGCGGAGTATCTGGTGGTCGCCGAGTCGACGGTGAAGACGCATGTGAGCCGGATCCTGGTGAAGCTGGGGTTGCGGGATCGGACGCAGGCCGCGGTGTTCGCGTACGAGGCGGGGTTGATCACGCCGGGTGGCTAG
- a CDS encoding sensor histidine kinase, whose translation MLKSALDGIHRDLFADAFAFRPLAPLADGSRLLAVVPRAARRYVRWLPHAALVTFTVFLMFQALVQGGTPMTSLLVGVPILLTLVRPIGAWWCSVAVIFLSSVTAAGSGLSMSIPFAVHALVMVLVAMRSRPRVAGEMWLATAGIGVFLTVIHPVLAAPSLFEYLVISGVLLFAVLAFRVLRESREQVAVQAAVTEVERSRRTVLEERTTIARELHDVVAHHMSVVAIQAEAAPYRVQDTPPELAAAFATIRENAVAALTELRRVLGVIRSDSSDVFDAPEAPQPTLDALDGLLANVRQAGLTVEHVVTGSVRPLPQGVELSAYRIVQEALSNVLRHAPGAEARVEVSYVLGGLGLRVVNGPPDRTAKPSPGAGHGVLGMRERVGMLGGEMTAEPTADGGYEVSAFLPVDIRAEAAA comes from the coding sequence ATGCTGAAGAGCGCCCTCGACGGCATCCACCGCGACCTCTTCGCCGACGCCTTCGCCTTCCGGCCGCTGGCACCGCTCGCGGACGGCAGCCGGCTCCTCGCCGTGGTGCCGCGCGCGGCCCGCCGGTACGTCCGGTGGCTGCCGCACGCCGCGCTGGTGACGTTCACCGTGTTCCTGATGTTCCAGGCGCTGGTGCAGGGCGGGACGCCCATGACCTCGCTGCTCGTCGGGGTCCCCATCCTGCTGACCCTGGTACGGCCGATCGGCGCGTGGTGGTGCTCGGTCGCCGTGATCTTCCTGTCGAGCGTCACGGCCGCGGGGTCCGGCCTGTCGATGTCGATCCCGTTCGCCGTCCACGCCCTGGTCATGGTGCTCGTCGCGATGCGCAGCCGGCCGCGGGTGGCCGGCGAGATGTGGCTGGCCACAGCGGGCATCGGGGTCTTCCTGACCGTGATCCACCCGGTGCTCGCCGCTCCCTCGCTCTTCGAGTACCTCGTCATCTCCGGCGTCCTGCTCTTCGCGGTCCTCGCGTTCCGCGTGCTGCGGGAGTCGCGGGAGCAGGTGGCCGTCCAGGCGGCCGTCACCGAGGTCGAGCGGTCCCGGCGGACCGTCCTGGAGGAGCGCACGACCATCGCCCGCGAGCTGCACGACGTCGTCGCGCACCACATGTCCGTCGTCGCCATCCAGGCCGAGGCGGCCCCCTACCGCGTCCAGGACACCCCGCCCGAGCTGGCCGCCGCGTTCGCCACCATCCGGGAGAACGCCGTGGCCGCCCTCACCGAGCTGCGCCGCGTCCTCGGCGTCATCCGCTCCGACAGCTCGGACGTCTTCGACGCCCCGGAGGCCCCGCAGCCGACCCTGGACGCGCTGGACGGGCTGCTCGCCAACGTCCGGCAGGCCGGGCTCACCGTCGAGCACGTCGTCACCGGCTCGGTGCGGCCGCTGCCGCAGGGCGTGGAGCTCTCCGCGTACCGGATCGTCCAGGAGGCGCTGAGCAACGTCCTGCGGCACGCGCCCGGCGCCGAGGCGCGCGTCGAGGTCTCGTACGTCCTCGGCGGGCTCGGCCTGCGCGTCGTCAACGGGCCGCCCGACCGGACGGCCAAGCCCTCGCCCGGCGCCGGCCACGGCGTCCTCGGCATGCGCGAGCGCGTCGGGATGCTCGGCGGGGAGATGACGGCCGAGCCGACGGCGGACGGCGGCTACGAGGTCAGCGCCTTCCTGCCGGTCGACATCCGGGCGGAGGCCGCCGCGTGA
- a CDS encoding alpha/beta hydrolase: MTAVDEEAALFGLPYVPPDATTVYGPHPDQLVDHYLPTTPVPNGVRVTLLHGGFWRAAYDRRHLAPLAAALAASGYDTVLAEYRRVGGGGGWPVTFEDVRSALAAGPPDTRPHVLVGHSAGGHLALCAAAREDAGVDAVVAVAAVADLARARALGTGGGAVDALLGDRPAAEADPALLRPRVPVALLHGSADPEVPVELSHRYAVAARLLGSAELRVLPGVGHYAPVTPGTAACGALLRLVAESVGPKPGAGRVVLETDPDGSP; encoded by the coding sequence GTGACCGCCGTCGACGAGGAAGCGGCGCTGTTCGGGCTCCCGTACGTCCCGCCCGACGCCACCACGGTCTACGGGCCGCACCCCGACCAGCTCGTCGATCACTACCTGCCCACCACGCCCGTCCCCAACGGCGTCCGCGTCACCCTGCTGCACGGCGGCTTCTGGCGCGCCGCGTACGACCGGCGGCACCTCGCCCCGCTCGCGGCGGCGCTGGCCGCGAGCGGGTACGACACCGTCCTCGCGGAGTACCGGCGGGTCGGCGGCGGAGGCGGCTGGCCCGTCACCTTCGAGGACGTGCGGTCCGCCCTCGCCGCCGGACCGCCGGACACCCGGCCGCACGTCCTCGTCGGCCACTCCGCCGGGGGCCACCTCGCGCTGTGCGCCGCCGCGCGGGAGGACGCGGGGGTGGACGCGGTGGTGGCCGTCGCCGCCGTCGCCGACCTGGCCCGCGCCCGGGCCCTGGGCACCGGCGGCGGCGCCGTCGACGCGCTGCTCGGCGACCGCCCGGCGGCGGAGGCCGACCCGGCGCTGCTGCGGCCCCGCGTCCCCGTCGCGCTGCTGCACGGCTCGGCCGACCCCGAGGTGCCGGTGGAGCTGTCGCACCGCTACGCCGTCGCCGCCCGGCTGCTCGGCTCGGCCGAGCTGCGCGTCCTGCCCGGTGTCGGGCACTACGCGCCGGTCACCCCCGGTACGGCGGCGTGCGGGGCGCTGCTGCGGCTCGTCGCGGAGAGCGTCGGGCCGAAGCCGGGAGCGGGCCGCGTAGTACTTGAGACGGACCCCGACGGATCCCCATGA